A region of Bombyx mori chromosome 13, ASM3026992v2 DNA encodes the following proteins:
- the LOC101741873 gene encoding protein sprouty isoform X1, producing MDEYGGPAAPPRPPKPAARVHRPSGARQPTVSLLRPRPEAERERNAYVEAPRRTHVSPAAAHAGAHQPLKPVTTQPAAAADKRRAGALQADSIVCETCGRCRCEQCARPRPLPSRWLCGSCLCSAEACVDYASCMCCVKALFYHCGSGEEEAGEPCACGPRLACVGALAVPLPCLWLYWPLRGCAAAGAALYARCRRSGCRCPDPQPRLSSII from the coding sequence ATGGATGAGTATGGCGGGCCGGCGGCGCCGCCCCGGCCGCCCAAGCCGGCGGCGCGCGTCCACAGGCCGTCGGGCGCGCGCCAGCCCACCGTATCATTGCTGCGGCCGCGCCCTGAAGCCGAGCGCGAGCGCAACGCCTACGTGGAGGCTCCTCGGCGAACTCACGTGTCACCCGCAGCGGCACACGCGGGCGCGCACCAACCTCTCAAGCCGGTGACGACGCAGCCGGCCGCCGCGGCCGACAAGCGGCGCGCCGGCGCCCTCCAGGCCGATTCTATAGTGTGCGAAACGTGCGGGCGATGTCGCTGCGAGCAGTGCGCTCGACCTCGGCCGCTACCCTCGCGCTGGCTGTGCGGCTCCTGTCTATGCAGCGCGGAAGCATGCGTTGACTACGCGTCGTGCATGTGCTGCGTGAAGGCGCTGTTCTACCACTGCGGGAGCGGCGAGGAGGAAGCCGGCGAGCCGTGTGCGTGCGGACCGCGACTCGCATGTGTGGGTGCGCTGGCGGTGCCGCTGCCGTGCCTGTGGCTGTATTGGCCGCTGCGTGGATGTGCAGCGGCGGGAGCGGCGCTGTACGCGCGGTGTCGCCGCTCCGGCTGTCGTTGTCCGGACCCTCAGCCGCGGCTCTCCAGTATTATCTAG
- the LOC101741873 gene encoding protein sprouty (The RefSeq protein has 1 substitution compared to this genomic sequence): MDEYGGPAAPPRPPKPAARVHRPSGARQPTVSLLRPRPEAERERNAYVEAPRRTHVSPAAAHAGAHQPLKPVTTQPAAAADKRRAGALQADSIVCETCGRCRCEQCARPRPLPSRWLCGSCLCSAEACVDYASCMCCVKALFYHCGSGEEEAGEPCACGPRLACVGALAVPLPCLWLYWPLRGCTAAGAALYARCRRSGCRCPDPQPRLSSII, encoded by the coding sequence ATGGATGAGTATGGCGGGCCGGCGGCGCCGCCCCGGCCGCCCAAGCCGGCGGCGCGCGTCCACAGGCCGTCGGGCGCGCGCCAGCCCACCGTATCATTGCTGCGGCCGCGCCCTGAAGCCGAGCGCGAGCGCAACGCCTACGTGGAGGCTCCTCGGCGAACTCACGTGTCACCCGCAGCGGCACACGCGGGCGCGCACCAACCTCTCAAGCCGGTGACGACGCAGCCGGCCGCCGCGGCCGACAAGCGGCGCGCCGGCGCCCTCCAGGCCGATTCTATAGTGTGCGAAACGTGCGGGCGATGTCGCTGCGAGCAGTGCGCTCGACCTCGGCCGCTACCCTCGCGCTGGCTGTGCGGCTCCTGTCTATGCAGCGCGGAAGCATGCGTTGACTACGCGTCGTGCATGTGCTGCGTGAAGGCGCTGTTCTACCACTGCGGGAGCGGCGAGGAGGAAGCCGGCGAGCCGTGTGCGTGCGGACCGCGACTCGCATGTGTGGGTGCGCTGGCGGTGCCGCTGCCGTGCCTGTGGCTGTATTGGCCGCTGCGTGGATGTGCAGCGGCGGGAGCGGCGCTGTACGCGCGGTGTCGCCGCTCCGGCTGTCGTTGTCCGGACCCTCAGCCGCGGCTCTCCAGTATTATCTAG